In Silene latifolia isolate original U9 population chromosome X, ASM4854445v1, whole genome shotgun sequence, the following proteins share a genomic window:
- the LOC141623972 gene encoding tyrosine aminotransferase-like isoform X1, whose product MEKGGEMKKWKFQGNKNLTIASNITVRGVLNMVMDNVNSHDDVIALGHGDPSHYPCFRTSPLAEDAVVKTLRSSKFNCYGPTVGILSARKAVSEYLSRDLPHKLSPEDVFLTLGCTQAIEVVIDALACPGANILLPRPGFPYYEARCAYSGLEYRHFDLVPENGWEVDLDAVKALADDNTVALVIVNPGNPCGSVYSYEHLEKVAKTARKLGIVVITDEVYGHLAFGSKAFVPMAVFANIVPVLTLGSISKRWVVPGWRLGWLAANDHHGILEKSGLVESFKGFLNISSDPATFVQGAVPEILENTRDEFFSNTVKVLGKVADICYEKLKEIPSITCPHKPEGSMFVMVKLNMSLLKDIQDDTDFCMKLAKEENLVVLPGMAVGLNNWVRITFALEAPLLEQGLERIKAFCKRHGV is encoded by the exons ATGGAGAAGGGAGGAGAAATGAAGAAATGGAAATTCCAAGGAAACAAAAATCTAACAATAGCATCAAATATAACAGTAAGaggtgttttgaatatggttatGGACAACGTGAATTCCCATGATGATGTTATAGCACTTGGCCATGGTGACCCTTCCCACTACCCTTGTTTCCGCACTTCTCCCTTGGCGGAAGACGCCGTCGTGAAGACGCTTCGCTCTTCCAAGTTTAATTGTTATGGACCCACTGTCGGCATTCTCTCTGCTCGCAA GGCGGTATCAGAGTACCTGTCGCGTGATCTGCCACATAAATTATCTCCAGAAGATGTATTCCTCACACTAGGTTGCACACAGGCGATTGAGGTAGTAATCGACGCCCTAGCTTGTCCAGGAGCAAATATATTGTTGCCAAGGCCAGGCTTCCCATACTATGAGGCTCGTTGTGCTTATAGCGGTCTTGAATATCGACATTTCGATCTTGTCCCCGAGAATGGTTGGGAAGTTGATCTTGATGCAGTTAAAGCTCTAGCCGATGACAATACTGTTGCTTTGGTTATCGTAAACCCTGGAAACCCTTGTGGAAGTGTCTACTCCTATGAACATCTTGAGAAG GTGGCAAAAACAGCAAGAAAGCTAGGGATTGTAGTGATAACTGATGAAGTATATGGACACCTTGCATTTGGAAGTAAAGCATTTGTTCCGATGGCTGTATTTGCAAACATTGTTCCTGTTCTTACACTTGGGTCTATATCAAAACGATGGGTTGTTCCCGGATGGCGTCTTGGTTGGCTTGCAGCAAATGACCATCATGGCATCTTGGAAAAATCTGGG CTTGTGGAGAGTTTCAAAGGCTTCCTCAACATTTCGTCTGACCCTGCAACCTTCGTTCAG GGAGCTGTTCCCGAAATCCTCGAGAACACAAGAGATGAATTCTTTTCCAACACCGTCAAAGTACTAGGCAAAGTTGCGGATATTTGCTACGAGAAACTCAAGGAGATCCCTAGTATTACATGTCCACATAAACCAGAAGGTTCCATGTTTGTAATG GTGAAACTCAATATGTCGCTCTTGAAAGATATTCAAGATGATACTGATTTTTGTATGAAACTTGCTAAAGAAGAAAATTTAGTCGTCCTACCGG